The Macaca fascicularis isolate 582-1 chromosome 1, T2T-MFA8v1.1 genome includes a window with the following:
- the CROCC gene encoding rootletin isoform X1, with protein sequence MTLGLAGAQDVELTLETVIQTLESSVLCQEKGLGTRDLAQDAQTTSLPARIREIVTRNLSWPESPVPLPATEMASLLSLQEENQLLQQELSRVEDLLAQSRAERDELAIKYNAVSERLEQTLRLESGELETQEPRGLVRQSVELRRQLQEEQASYRRKLQAYQEGQQRQAQLVQRLQGKILQYKKRCSELEQQLLERSGELEQQRLRNTEHSQDLESALIRLEEEQQRSASLAQVNAMLREQLDQAGSANQALSEDIRKVTSDWARSRKELEQREAAWRREEESFNAYFSNEHSRLLLLWRQVVGFRRLVSEVKMFTERDLLQLGGELARTSRAVQEAGLGLSTGLRLAESRTEAALEKQALLQAQLEEQLRDKVLREKDLVQQQMQSDLDKADLSARVTELGLAVERLQKQNLEKDQVNKDLTEKLEALESLRLQEQAALETEDGEGLQQTLRDLAQAVLSDSESGVQLSGSERTADASDGSLRGLSGQRTPSPPRRSSPGRGRSPRRGPSPACSDSSTLALIHSALHKRQLQVQDMRGRYEASQDLLGTLRKQLSDSESERRALEEQLQRLRDKTDGAMQAQEDAQREVQRLRSANELLSREKSNLAHSLQVAQQQAEELQQEREKLQAAQEELRRQRDRLVEEQEDAVQDGARVRRELERSHRQLEQLEGKRSVLAKELVEVREALSRATLQRDMLQAEKAEVAEALTKAEAGRVELELSMTKLRAEEASLQDSLSKLSALNESLAQDKLDLNRLVAQLEEEKAALQGRQRQAEQEATVAREEQERLEELRLEQEVARQGLEGSLRVAEQAQEALEQQLPTLRHERSRLQEQLAQLSRQLSGREQELEQARRAAQRQMEALERAAREKEALAKERAGLAVQLAAAEREGRTLSEEATRLRLEKEALEGSLFEVQRQLAQLEARREHLEAEGQALLLAKETLTGELAGLRQQIIATQEKASLDKELMAQKLVQAEREAQASLREQRAAHEEDLQRLQREKEAAWRELEAERAQLQSQLQREQEELLARLEAEKEELSEEIATLQQERDEGLLLAESEKQQALSLKESEKTALSEKLMGTRHSLATISLEMERQKRDAQSRQEQDRSTVNALTSELRDLRAQLEEAVAAHAQEVRRLQEQAQDLGKQRDSCLREAEELRTQLRLLEDARDGLRRELLEAQRKLRESQEGREVQRQEAGELRRSLGEGAKEREALRRSNEELRAAVKKAESERISLKLANEDKEQKLALLEEARTAVGKEAGELRTGLQEVERSRLEARRELQELRRQMKMLDSENTRLGRELAELQGRLALGERAEKESRRETLGLRQRLLKGEASLEVMRQELQVAQRKLQEQEGEFRTRERRLLGSLEEARGTEKQQLDHARGLELKLEATRAEAAELGLRLSAAEGRAQGLEAELARVEAQRRAAEAQLGGLRSALRRGLGLGRAPSPAPRPVPGSPARDAAAGGSGDGLSSPSNLECSPGSQPPSPGPATSPAPPDLDPETVRGALQEFLQELRSAQRERDDLRTQTSALSRQLAEMEAERDHATLRARQLQKAVAESEEARRSVDGRLSGVQAEMALQEESVRRSERERRATLDQIATLERSLQATESELRASQEKISKMKANETKLEGDKRRLKEVLDASESRTVKLELQRRSLEGELQRSRLGLSDREAQAQALQDRVDSLQRQVADSEVKAGTLQLTVERLNGALAKVEESEGALRDKVRGLTEALAQSSASLNSTQDKNLHLQKALTACEHDRQVLQERLDAARQALSEARKQSSSLGEQVQTLRGEVADLELQQVEAEGQLQQLREVLRQRQEGEAAALHMVQKLQDERRLLQERLGSLQRALAQLEAEKREVERSALRLEKDRVALRRTLDKVEREKLRSHEDTVRLSAEKGRLDRTLTGAELELAEAQRQIQQLEAQVVVLEQSHSPAQLEVDAQQQQQLELQQEVERLRSAQVQTERTLEARERAHRQRVRGLEEQVCRPPRKAGPGSCVGLEEEERPSQDLVGVHTEGTVAAGASKELSTLLPTLRPPREMSPCWHLEKGPMPGTGEGPPFGQPTPRAQSLGGLKLGWDEEALRWQC encoded by the exons CTGGAGCAGACTCTGCGGCTGGAGTCTGGGGAGCTGGAGACGCAGGAGCCCAGGGGGCTGGTACGGCAGAGCGTGGAGTTGCGGAGGCAGTTGCAGGAGGAGCAGGCCTCTTACCGGCGCAAGCTGCAGGCCTACCAGGAGGGCCAGCAGCGGCAGGCCCAGCTTGTACAGCGGCTGCAGGGCAAG ATTCTCCAGTACAAGAAGAGGTGCTCGGAGCTGgagcagcagctgctggagagaTCCGGAGAGCTGGAGCAGCAGCGACTGAGG AACACAGAACACAGCCAAGACCTGGAAAGCGCCCTTATTCGgctggaggaggagcagcagaG GAGTGCCAGTCTGGCCCAGGTGAATGCCATGCTCCGAGAACAGCTTGACCAGGCAGGCTCGGCCAACCAAGCTCTGAGTGAGGACATACGAAAGGTGACCAGCGACTGGGCACGCAGCCGCAAGGAGCTGGAGCAGCGGGAGGCAGCATGGAGGCGTGAGGAGGAG TCTTTCAACGCCTACTTCAGCAACGAGCACAGTCGCCTGCTCCTCCTCTGGAGGCAGGTAGTGGGGTTCCGGCGGCTGGTCAGCGAGGTGAAGATGTTCACCGAGAG GGACCTGCTGCAGCTGGGAGGGGAGCTGGCCCGGACATCACGAGCTGTCCAGGAGGCAGGCCTGGGACTGAGCACGGGCCTGCGGCTGGCAGAGAGCCGGACGGAGGCAGCCCTGGAGAAGCAGGCCCTGCTGCAGGCCCAGCTGGAGGAGCAGCTGCGGGACAAGGTGCTCCGCGAGAAGGACCTGGTCCAGCAGCAGATGCAGAGCGACCTGGACAAGGCTGACCTCAGTGCCAG AGTGACAGAGCTGGGCCTGGCAGTGGAGCGTCTTCAGAAGCAGAATCTGGAGAAGGATCAGGTCAACAAGGACCTCACCGAGAAGCTTGAGGCCCTG GAATCCCTGCGGCTACAGGAGCAGGCGGCCCTGGAGACAGAGGACGGAGAGGGGCTACAGCAGACCCTAAGGGACCTGGCACAG GCCGTCCTGTCGGACTCTGAGAGCGGTGTCCAGCTGAGTGGCTCCGAGCGCACGGCAGATGCGTCCGATGGCAGCCTGCGGGGGCTCTCGGGCCAGCGGACCCCGTCCCCACCACGGCGCTCCTCACCGGGCCGAGGCCGTTCGCCCCGCCGAGGCCCCTCCCCGGCCTGCTCAGACTCCTCCACGCTCGCCCTGATCCACTCCGCCCTGCACAAGCGCCAGCTGCAGGTCCAG GACATGCGTGGGCGCTATGAGGCAAGCCAGGACCTGCTGGGCACCCTGCGGAAGCAGCTTAGCGACAGCGAGAGTGAACGGCGGGCCCTAGAGGAACAGCTGCAGCGCCTGCGGGACAAGACCGATGGCGCCATGCAGGCCCAGGAGGACGCCCAGCGCGAGGTGCAGCGGCTGCGGAGTGCCAACGAGCTCCTGAGCAG GGAGAAGAGCAACCTGGCCCACAGCCTGCAGGTGGCCCAGCAGCAGGCCGAGGAGCTGCAGCAGGAGCGGGAGAAGCTGCAGGCTGCCCAGGAGGAGCTGCGGCGCCAGCGGGACCGGCTGGTGGAAGAGCAGGAGGACGCGGTGCAGGATGGCGCGCGGGTGCGCCGGGAGCTTGAGCGCAG CCATAGACAACTAGAGCAGCTGGAAGGGAAGCGCTCAGTCCTGGCCAAGGAGCTGGTGGAGGTGAGGGAGGCGCTGAGCCGCGCTACGCTGCAGCGGGACATGCTGCAGGCCGAGAAGGCCGAGGTGGCCGAGGCGCTGACCAAG GCTGAGGCTGGCCGCGTGGAGCTCGAGCTCTCCATGACCAAGCTGAGGGCAGAGGAGGCCTCCCTGCAGGACTCCCTGTCCAAGCTGAGCGCCCTCAACGAGAGCCTTGCTCAGGACAAGCTGGATCTGAACCGCCTTGTTGCCCAG CTGGAGGAAGAAAAGGCCGCCCTGCAGGGCCGGCAGCGGCAGGCAGAGCAGGAGGCCACAGTGGCGCGGGAAGAGCAGGAGCGGCTGGAGGAGCTGCGGTTGGAGCAGGAGGTGGCACGGCAGGGCCTGGAGGGCTCCCTACGCGTGGCGGAGCAGGCCCAGGAGGCGCTGGAGCAGCAACTCCCCACGTTGCGCCATGAGCGCAGCCGGCTGCAGGAGCAGCTAGCGCAG CTCTCCCGGCAGCTGAGCGGGCGGGAGCAGGAGCTGGAGCAGGCCCGGCGGGCGGCCCAGCGGCAGATGGAGGCGCTGGAGCGAGCGGCCCGGGAGAAGGAGGCGCTAGCCAAGGAGCGCGCTGGCCTGGCTGTGCAGCTGGCGGCTGCGGAGCGTGAAGGCAGGACCCTGTCAGAGGAGGCCACGCGCCTGCG CTTGGAGAAGGAAGCCCTGGAGGGCAGCCTGTTTGAGGTGCAGCGGCAGCTGGCCCAGCTTGAGGCCCGCCGGGAGCATCTGGAAGCCGAGGGGCAGGCCCTGCTGCTGGCCAAGGAGACCCTTACTG GAGAGTTGGCGGGCCTGCGGCAGCAAATAATAGCTACACAGGAGAAAGCCAGTCTAGACAAGGAGCTGATGGCCCAGAAGCTGGTGCAGGCTGAGCGGGAGGCCCAGGCCTCTCTGCGGGAGCAGCGGGCAGCCCACGAGGAGGACTTGCAGCGACTCCAGCGCGAAAAG GAGGCAGCATGGCGAGAGCTGGAGGCCGAGCGGGCCCAGCTGCAGAGTCAGCTGCAGCGTGAGCAGGAGGAGCTGCTGGCCCGGCTGGAGGCCGAGAAGGAAGAGCTGAGTGAGGAGATTGCTACCCTGCAGCAGGAGCGCGACGAGGGCCTCCTCCTGGCTGAGAGTGAGAAGCAGCAG gCCTTGTCTCTGAAGGAGTCTGAGAAGACGGCGCTGTCAGAGAAGTTGATGGGTACACGGCACAGCCTGGCCACCATCTCCCTGGAGATGGAGCGGCAGAAACGAGATGCCCAGAGCCGGCAGGAGCAGGACCGG AGCACCGTGAACGCTCTGACGTCCGAGCTGCGGGACCTACGGGCCCAGCTAGAGGAGGCTGTTGCAGCCCACGCCCAGGAGGTGAGGAGGCTGCAAGAGCAGGCCCAAGACCTGGGCAAGCAGCGGGACTCCTGTCTTCGCGAG GCAGAAGAGCTTCGGACCCAGCTGCGTCTGCTGGAGGATGCCCGTGATGGGCTGCGGCGGGAGCTGCTGGAGGCCCAGCGCAAGCTGCGTGAGAGCCAGGAGGGCCGGGAGGTGCAGCGCCAGGAGGCAGGCGAGCTGCGGCGCAGCCTGGGCGAGGGCGCCAAGGAGCGCGAGGCCCTGCGGCGCTCCAACGAGGAGCTTCGAGCCGCTGTGAAGAAGGCAGAAAGCGAGCGCATCAG CCTGAAGCTTGCCAATGAGGACAAGGAGCAGAAGCTGGCACTCCTAGAGGAGGCACGGACAGCCGTGGGCAAGGAGGCCGGGGAGCTGCGAACTGGGCTGCAGGAGGTGGAGCGCTCGCGGCTGGAAGCTCGGCGGGAGCTGCAGGAGCTCCGGCGTCAG ATGAAGATGCTGGACAGTGAGAACACTAGACTGGGCCGGGAGCTGGCGGAGCTGCAGGGCCGCCTGGCACTGGGCGAGCGGGCAGAGAAGGAGAGCCGGCGGGAGACCCTGGGCCTCCGGCAGAGGCTGCTGAAGGGCGAGGCCAGCCTGGAGGTGATGCGGCAGGAG CTCCAGGTAGCCCAGCGGAAGCTGCAGGAACAAGAAGGCGAGTTCCGGACCCGCGAGCGACGCCTGCTGGGCTCCCTGGAGGAGGCGCGTGGCACTGAAAAGCAGCAGCTGGACCACGCCCGCGGCCTAGAGCTGAAGCTGGAGGCGACGCGGGCCGAGGCTGCAGAGCTGGGCCTGCGGCTGAGCGCAGCCGAGGGCCGGGCACAAGGCCTGGAAGCCGAGCTGGCCCGCGTGGAGGCGCAGCGGCGCGCGGCGGAGGCCCAGCTGGGTGGCCTGCGCTCGGCTCTGCGCCGGGGCCTCGGCCTCGGTCGcgcgcccagcccagccccgCGGCCGGTGCCCGGCTCCCCTGCCCGGGACGCAGCCGCAGGAG GAAGTGGGGACGGGCTCAGCAGCCCCAGCAACTTAGAATGCAGCCCTGGGTCCCAGCCACCATCTCCAGGACCTGCCACCTCCCCGGCTCCTCCAGACCTGGACCCGGAGACCGTGCGCGGGGCCCTCCAGGAATTTCTGCAGGAGCTGCGCAGTGCCCAGAGAGAACGG GATGATCTTCGGACCCAGACCAGTGCCCTGAGTCGCCAGCTGGCTGAGATGGAGGCTGAGAGAGACCACGCAACCTTGAGGGCCAGGCAGCTGCAGAAGGCGGTGGCTGAGAGTGAGGAAG CCCGGCGCAGTGTGGATGGGCGGCTGAGCGGGGTCCAGGCGGAGATGGCGCTGCAGGAGGAGAGTGTGCGGCGCAGTGAGCGGGAGCGCCGGGCCACGCTGGACCAGATAGCCACACTGGAGAGGAGCCTGCAGGCCACCGAGAGCGAGCTCCGGGCCAGCCAG GAGAAGATCAGCAAGATGAAGGCCAATGAGACAAAGCTGGAGGGCGACAAGCGGCGCCTGAAGGAGGTCCTGGACGCCTCCGAGAGCCGCACCGTCAAGCTGGAGCTGCAGCGGCGCTCACTTGAGGGGGAGCTGCAGCGCAGCCGCCTGGGCCTGAGTGATCGTGAGGCCCAAGCCCAGGCCCTCCAGGATCGGGTGGACTCCCTGCAGAGACAG GTGGCAGACAGCGAGGTGAAGGCAGGGACCCTGCAGCTGACCGTGGAGCGGCTGAACGGGGCCCTGGCCAAGGTGGAGGAAAGCGAGGGGGCCCTCCGGGACAAGGTGCGGGGCCTGACAGAGGCCCTAGCCCAGAGCAGTGCCAGCCTCAACAGCACCCAGGACAAGAACCTGCATCTACAGAAGGCTCTGACCGCCTGTGAACACGACCGCCAAGTGCTCCAG GAACGGCTGGATGCTGCCCGGCAGGCATTATCTGAGGCACGGAAGCAAAGCAGCTCTCTGGGCGAGCAGGTGCAGACGTTGCGAGGCGAGGTGGCTGACCTGGAGCTGCAGCAGGTGGAGGCCGAGGGCCAGCTACAACAGCTACGGGAG GTGCTGCGGCAGCggcaggagggtgaggctgcagccCTGCACATGGTCCAGAAGCTGCAAGATGAGCGGCGGCTGCTGCAAGAGCGCCTGGGCAGCCTGCAGCGCGCCCTGGCTCAGCTGGAAGCCGAGAAGCGGGAGGTGGAGCGCTCAGCCCTGCGGCTGGAGAAGGACCGTGTAGCCCTCAGGAGGACGCTGGACAAG GTGGAGCGGGAGAAGCTTCGTAGCCACGAGGACACAGTGCGGCTGAGCGCAGAGAAGGGCCGCCTGGACCGCACCCTCACGGGAGCTGAGCTGGAGCTGGCAGAGGCGCAGAGGCAGATCCAGCAGCTGGAG GCGCAGGTGGTGGTGCTGGAGCAGAgccacagcccagcccagctggAGGTAGAtgcgcagcagcagcagcagctggagctgcagcaggAGGTGGAGCGGCTGCGCAGTGCCCAGGTGCAGACTGAGCGCACGCTGGAGGCTCGGGAGCGGGCCCACCGCCAGAGGGTGCGTGGGCTGGAGGAGCAGGTGTGCAGGCCCCCTCGGAAGGCTGGGCCAGGATCCTGTGTGGggctggaggaagaggagagaccCAGTCAAGACCTCGTGG GTGTCCACACTGAAGGGACAGTTGCAGCAGGAGCTTCGAAGGAGCTCAGCacccttctccccaccctccGGCCCCCCAGAGAAATGAGCCCCTGCTGGCATCTGGAAAAAGGCCCTATGCCCGGGACAGGGGAGGGCCCTCCTTTTGGACAGCCCACCCCCAGAGCCCAATCCCTTGGGGGCCTCAAGTTAGGGTGGGATGAGGAGGCGCTCCGCTGGCAGTGCTGA